A window of Blastomonas sp. SL216 contains these coding sequences:
- a CDS encoding cobalamin B12-binding domain-containing protein, whose product MASVFGIDLIRSTTELFRNARLRKKASPWDGEQTGHGRFFSHAPNDDVGRLVEDEIIPRLLMVHQDDPRMAHFPVDPPAHMVTAAMRAPEGGEGFRETSGTQSNDNQRGAAAASRLSTMAPLFDEAAIRAFADQVLAHEVNALADIIIGHLDRQVAPETLFIQLIAPTARELGDKWNRDECDFVDVTMGLWRLQLLLRTIAVWAPPAVGWTLRTHRALFTTMPGDQHSLGTLIISECFQRAGWDVKTLVEPDQSEILQTLGSSSFDILGLTVTTDFYIAQVPKLLTAMRSVSCNPKLAIMIGGPALGYDPEHARKLGADGTAADAADALALADELVSAGVERTALSL is encoded by the coding sequence ATGGCCTCGGTTTTTGGAATCGATTTAATCAGGTCGACGACAGAGCTGTTTCGTAATGCGCGTTTGCGCAAGAAGGCGTCGCCCTGGGATGGCGAACAGACCGGTCATGGCCGGTTCTTTAGTCACGCGCCCAATGACGATGTCGGTCGGTTGGTGGAGGATGAGATCATCCCCCGGCTGCTGATGGTGCATCAGGATGATCCACGCATGGCGCATTTCCCCGTCGACCCCCCAGCCCATATGGTGACTGCCGCCATGCGGGCGCCGGAAGGCGGCGAGGGGTTCCGCGAAACGTCCGGAACCCAATCCAACGACAATCAGCGCGGCGCGGCGGCCGCCAGTCGCCTGTCGACCATGGCACCGCTGTTTGACGAAGCGGCGATCCGCGCATTTGCCGACCAGGTTCTGGCGCATGAGGTCAACGCGCTGGCCGATATTATCATCGGCCATCTGGACCGGCAGGTTGCACCGGAAACTTTGTTCATCCAGCTGATCGCCCCCACCGCGCGCGAGCTCGGCGACAAATGGAACCGCGACGAATGCGATTTTGTCGATGTCACCATGGGGCTTTGGCGGCTGCAACTGCTTTTGCGCACCATAGCGGTATGGGCCCCGCCTGCTGTCGGCTGGACGCTGCGGACGCACCGTGCACTGTTCACGACCATGCCGGGTGACCAGCACAGCCTGGGTACTTTGATTATTTCGGAATGTTTTCAGCGTGCTGGCTGGGATGTGAAGACTTTGGTTGAGCCGGATCAGTCCGAAATACTGCAGACACTGGGATCTTCATCCTTTGATATCCTCGGATTGACAGTAACCACTGACTTTTATATCGCGCAGGTTCCGAAACTGCTGACGGCGATGAGAAGCGTGTCCTGCAATCCCAAACTGGCAATCATGATCGGCGGTCCGGCGCTTGGCTACGACCCCGAACACGCGCGCAAGCTGGGTGCGGACGGAACCGCTGCTGATGCGGCTGACGCGCTTGCATTGGCCGATGAACTTGTATCTGCCGGGGTAGAGCGCACCGCGCTTTCGCTTTGA
- the bchF gene encoding 2-vinyl bacteriochlorophyllide hydratase: MPLENQPGTAEHRKLEGDPVGRNHRAATVSLYTPEERKRRDSSVWTLVQGVLAPVQFLVFLVSLALVLRYFGTGEGAFAADASIVVKTLTLYTIMITGSIWEKVVFGKWLFAPAFFWEDVFSMLVLALHTAYLVMLLAGIGTTGQRLGVALAGYAAYIVNAAQFLWKLRMARLQGAESGESQPRLAVAQ, translated from the coding sequence ATGCCACTGGAAAATCAGCCTGGAACTGCGGAACACCGCAAGCTTGAGGGCGATCCGGTCGGCCGCAATCACCGGGCTGCGACGGTCTCGCTCTACACGCCTGAAGAACGCAAGCGCCGCGATTCGAGCGTCTGGACACTGGTCCAGGGCGTGCTCGCACCGGTCCAGTTTCTCGTTTTTCTGGTCAGCCTGGCTTTGGTGCTGCGTTATTTCGGGACAGGCGAGGGCGCATTTGCCGCCGATGCCTCGATCGTCGTCAAGACGCTGACGCTCTATACCATCATGATCACCGGCTCGATCTGGGAGAAGGTGGTGTTCGGCAAATGGCTGTTCGCCCCCGCTTTCTTCTGGGAAGACGTGTTCTCCATGCTCGTCCTGGCGCTGCACACCGCCTATCTGGTGATGCTGCTGGCCGGCATCGGCACGACCGGCCAGCGGCTGGGCGTCGCGCTGGCGGGCTATGCCGCCTATATCGTCAATGCCGCGCAGTTCCTCTGGAAGCTGCGCATGGCCAGGCTGCAGGGCGCTGAATCCGGCGAGTCGCAGCCGCGACTGGCGGTGGCACAATGA